TCCAGTCTGGTTTAACACTTGTCTGGGACCAAGATATCCCAGTTGGATAATAAATCACATAAGTCACCCTAACTTTACGCATAACTTTGTGTTATGTAACTCACATAATCCTTGAAACAACCCTCGGGGAAAGGTTCTATCCTCacccccatttacagatgaggaaactgaggcacgaggAAGTGTCCCCTCCACAATCCCTGACCTTGGAAGCTCTGACCCAGGCAGTGAGCTCCAAAGTCTCCATTCTTGCCTCTCAACTCTAAATTTCCCATGGAGTTCGGAGAGTAGGCAAGTGGGAGACAGTGGGAAGAGATCCGAGTGCCCGCCCAACCTGTCAGGGCCAGCCACCACCCAGCGCCACCAACCTGGGTGTGCCCCGGCCCTCCAACATTCTGGCTCTGTGTCAAGAAACTcataacctggagaagggaagggctacctactccagtattcttgcctggaagtgtccatggacagagcagcctggcaggctacagtccatggggtctcagagagtcagacaagactaagcaactgaacacacatgcacacgggACTTATTAGGACCAAGCGTGTGTGAAAGGAAAGCAGATGGCGATTCttgaaaaattcaaatttcagaatatttttaaaataaagtttcaaggtactaaaaaaaaaaaaaaaagaaactcataagCACGCTGCCTTCCCTGTTTTacaagtggggaaactgaggctcaaggaggTTGCGGCGCAGTGGGCTCCCCGGTGGCAGCAGGGTCTGAACCCAAGTCTGTCCGCGTTCAGTGCCTGTGTTCTCAGCTCTTCCACCTCGCGGCTTCCAAGAAGAAAGGGACAGCTGAGAAGTTTCTCCCGCCCCTCACCTGTACCACCGCGTGCAGGGGCGCCTGTGTGGCCCGAGGCTTGCCGTCGTCCTCCATTAGGCCGGTGGCCACAAAACTGAAGCCGCGGAACAGCTGATGGGCACCGGCACTGGGAGGGATGCCTGGGGAGTCTGCAGAGGCAGGAGCGGGGTGTGAACCAGAGGAGGCACCCTTGACCCGAGGTAGCCCAGAAAGCTGGCCGGGATGGGAGCCTGGGCAGGACCTCTCATCTCCGGCTTTAGCCCGTCTGCCCATGTGTGTTCAGACCAGTCCAGCCCTGTCATGCAAGAAACAGCAAAACCCCTCACATCCACCACCCGCCCAGGCCAGGGCACTTTATCCCTTCCTGGAGGCCTTCTTGTGTCTGGTCTGCCCCTTTAGGTCCATCTTCTCTGCAGCAGCCAGATGGAGGGTTCCGATCACAAGTCTGTGCCCTGTCTGTACccttcctctgcccttgggatagCCCAGGCAATGAGATGCTTGTGATCTTAGCCTCCTTTCGCCCCACTCCACAGCTCAGCCACGCCCAGCTTCTCAGATCCTTAGAGGAGACTCTAAGCCATTGTACATGCTGTTCCTGCTAACTAGACAACCATTCCTTGTCCATCCTTTGAGGCTCAGCTCACACACTGTCCTCTGAGAAACCTGGCCTCACGCTGCTCCTCCAGCCCGTTGCCCCTGCTAAGCTGCACTTGCCGAGCTGCCCAGAGCTGACTTTGTGTCTCTCCCACTGCAGCCTGAGCCGTATGAAGGCAGGGCCTGGGTCTGTCCTGTGCACCGTCAGTCCCCGCATGGCTGGCACACTAACGGACCTGGTACATACTTGTCAGATAAATAAAGATGCGACGGGCTGCTCGGGGAAGTGACAAGTTCCCCGACATCAGAGACGTACAAGCACCCCTCTGCTAAAACCTGTCCCTCTAGGAGGCCTTTCAGAACACTCCTCCCCAGTATGTGGCCAAAACGTCAGGATTCACCAAGTTCCCTCTCAGAAGCCCCCTCCTTGGCTTCTatctgtaatcccatggactgagtggGTCTTTGGCTAAGTCCGTGTTCCAGATGCGTCACCGAAGCCCAGTTGTCAGAGCAGCCAAAGCCGATTCCCACGCTAGCCCCTGACCTCTGGGCACCGTCACCCCTGCTCTGCCAGACCGTCCACCTCGCGCATTTGCCAGGtcagattcttcacccctgaCGTGAGTGGGAGCCTGATGTGTCTGGTCTTTCCAGTGGGCTGAAGGTGCCCGGGGCCAAGGGTCCTGACTTTTCTATTGTGGCCCACTCACCCACTCACTCCCACCCCCTTGCCCAGGCACAAAGAAGCCCATAGAGCCCCAGAGTGGGACAGCCAGGCTGAATGAGACGgggacaaagagtcagagactcCCCGCCTGTCTGCCCACACACCTGGGCCTGCCTCAGCCCTCAGGGCCCCTGTGCCCCAAAGAGGCCCCGactccccacttccctcctggggaagggaaagtccAGGACAAAGTCAGACGAGGGACGCACCCTTGGGTGTGCGGGACGTGAACTCAGTGTCAAAGTAGAAGGTGTCATCAGGTTGCGCCACGGCCGGCTTGAAGGGTGGCTTGATCTCACGCCGGTACAGCTTCTGCAAGGTGGAGTGGGCGCCCTGGTTACCTTGGCACCCCCACAGCCCATCAGCAGCCCCATGCAGGAGGAGGAGTTAATGGCCTGGACGGAGCACAGGCTATGCAGACAGGGCATAACTGCTCGCCCTCAGGAGGCCAGCCCGTGCCCCCAAGGCCACGCTGTCACCTCTGCTTCACGTCGGAGGCTCGAGTCAGCAGAGGCCCCCTCCCACCACAGCCGAAGCCCTGCCTGGGGCCCCAGGGTGGATAGACTCACTCACATTCCAGTCAATGGTGGAGTAGAAGACATGCCGCTTGATTTCCTCTGCCCCATCAGGGCCGGAGCCTGCAAGAGCCCAGATGAGgggcctgccccagggccttccGACCCCAGACAGCCGCCCTGTCCTCCGAGTGGCCGCGCCTCACTGGGGTCTGGGACCAGAGGCTGGGCTCACACCACCCCAAGTCCAGCTATCACCCCGAGGCCTACAGACCACTCAGCATTTTCCACTTTCTGGAGCCTCTTGATGATTGGGCTCCCATGTACTGATGGGAGAAGGAGGGTCCAGAGAAGAGAAGCTAGACAACTTGTCAAAGGCCAAAGTCAGGACAGGTCAAACCTGTCCTGAGATTTGCAGGgggtccccacctcccccagctccGCACCAACTTAGGCCTCATCTCTGCTGCTCTTAGCCCATCGCCCTTGTCAGCCACCAGACAGGCTCTCCCTCCTTTCAAGCCCAGACACCTGGATGGGACCTTACGAAGCTGGTCAAGGTCCAGGTGAACCCGGGAGCCAAGGAGCCAACACATACTGATCAGCTACTACAGGCACGTTCATGTGACTTCATTTAATCCACAAAGCTCGAGATCATTGTCCCTGGTGGAGACAAGGACCTCGGGCTCTGAGGGGAGACGTCAACTGCTTTGGGTCACTCTGCTCACAAACAGCACTCATCCGACCACAGTATCTGTGGAGGGACCACCGCGTGCCAGCAGTGGGGTCCCGAGCCCCTGGCGCCCGAACTCGTGCCCCTTCTCCTGAGCCAGCAGCCTTGGCGGAGGAGCCGTGCCGGCCTCTGTCCTCATCCCCAGGGGGAGTGGAGATGACTCAGTTCCTGCTTTCCCCCAGACACAGGtcacccccccgccccacactCCACACATGGGGCCAGAAGGCAGGGTGGCCGCCGGCATTGTCTGCCCACACAAAGGACAACGGCCCCTTTCAGCCCCAGATGTGGCCCCGTGGCCTAGGTCACAGCTGTACCCGCTCCCCTCCCCTGGGCTGGGGCCACTTACCGAGCCGGTTGGCAGGATTCCGCTTGAACAGGGCCCGCAGGAGGCTCTGGGCTTCCGTGCTTAGAAACTGGGGCATGCCCAGCTTTGCCCTGCAATGGCCCCCGGGTCTCGTCAGGGTTGAGCCCCGCCCCGGAGGCCCCATCTCACCTCCCGCCTCTGTCCACATCTCATTTCCAGCTCAGTCCAGACAAGCCGTCCACTAACTTCCCTCCCAGAGACTCAGGATTCTCCACCCACAGGCCCCGTGGGTGAAAAGGGAGCCCTAGCAAAAGCATAGCACTCGAACCAGCAGAGTGTCTCGTTCTTGGAGAATCTGAGGATAGGTGTGGGGTGATACTCTGGCCCCCAAACGAGGCCAAGAAAGGAGACACCTGGAGATGTCAGAGACAGGCTGGGCTTACTTCAGAATCAGAGTCATAGTCTCCTTCCGGTCCTTCCCCTGGAAGGGCAGGGAGCCCGTCAGCATCTCAAACTGCAGGGAACAAGGGTCCGTTCAGGCTCTGCTCCCGCCCCTCaggccccccacctcctcccacccgGGCCAGCCACTCAGCCCCCTGCCCAGGAGGTCCACCTGGATCAAGAACTGTGTGTGTCCCTCCCCTCTCCATCAATCAGACCACCAGGAGCAGAACTAGGGGCCTGAGGTTGGGGAGAGGCCCAGTATGGGGCGGGGGGCACCCCAGGTGGGGCCAAGCCCGGAATCCTTCCAAGGAAGGAAACTGCAGCTCGGAGGAGTGTGAGGCCAGCTTAGCTATGAGAGGACAAGAGAAGAGCCTTAGAGACCAGAAACCACCCTCCCTTGCCCCCATGCcccacagatgggaaaactgaggcccaatgCCTGGGCTGGTTGCTGGATGCTTTACCCCTGCCTGGGCACTCACCATCAACACCCCATAGGACCACCAGTCTGCACTGTGGGTATGGCCCTGGCGGTTGACAACCTCAGGGGCCATGTACTCCACTGTCCCGCAGAAGGAATAGGCCTTCTTCTCATGGTCGATGGCCTCCTTGCTCAAACCGAAGTCTGTGACAAGGAGCGCAAGTGGACACACCTTCAGGACCCCCTACCTTCCTCGCTGCCACCCCTGCACACCCATGCCCTCCTGCCCAGAGGCCTGAGGGCATCACCGCCATGGTACtcaggaggaagctgaggcccaggggGGTGAGATGGTCTGCTCAGCATTACACAGTGGGGACCTGGGATGCAAACCCACGTCATGCCAGGCCTGGACTTTTGACCACTTCTAAGTGCCTGGCACAGCCTCTCAGGACAAGCGGATACCCTAGCACTCAGCCCAGGTCCCTCTAGagcccaccctgccctcccctgaAACCGGACGGGCAGGCGCCCTCCACTCACCAGTGAGTTTGATGTGGCCTTCCTCATCCAGAAGGATGCTGCAATGGAGAGAAGGGTTCAGGGCCCCTCAGTCGTGGGCCTTTGGTGGGGTCAGGTGACGCCATGGGTCTGTAGGGGCTGGGCTCAGCCCAGGGAAGCTGGTCCACCAGGTCCGGCTGATGAATGGGTGGGTGGCGCAGGGACTGGGGGTGCTGCACAGGTGTGTTGCCTACCTTTCTGCTAATTCTTGAAATGACTGTGTGAGGTAGATACTCACATGGCCCCGTTTTAATGATGGGGAAGTTAAGGCCCAGGGAGGTTAAATAACTCCCCCAGTTGGAGAGTTAGGAGGTGGCAGAGATTAGATTTGAATTCAGGTCTGCctgactctgggcttccctggtggctcagatggtaaagaatctgcctgcaatgcaggagacccaggttcgatccctgggtcaggaacatcccctggaaaaaggaatggctacctactccagtgatcttgcctggagaattccacggacagaagaatctggtgggctacagtccaagtggttgcaaagagttggacatgactgagtgacttaacactttcacttttcactttctgccttactCGAAAGCTACATCCCACTCCACGTAAGCACCTGCCCCTGGCTCCCAAGTTACCACTTGAGGATATTTAGATGTTAAGGAAGATTCTACAGAGGGTCATATCAAGGAAGGACTTTTAATAGTGGCATCTCAGATGTCACACTGGATTAGCAAAAAAGGTAGGCAACGCCCAGGCACAGAGGTACCTGGTGCTTGGTGATGGCAGCCCTAGTGATGAGGCAGCCCCCAGGCGAGCCTACTGCTGCCACCACTCTGCTCCACCCGCCAGTTCTTGGGGCAACCCAAGAGAGGGGGACTTTCTCAGGGGGAGTCACCCCACCCCCTCAGACTGGCTCTGCTCTAGAAGAGGCCCCTGGGGCCTGCCTCTGCACACCCTAGGGagctgggcagagctgggcctTCACTCACTTCTCAGGCTTCAGGTCTCTGTAAATGATGCCTAGACTGTGCAGGTGATCCAGGCCCAAAGCCAGCTCGGCCAGGTAAAACTTCACATCCTCCTCCGTGAACATAACCTGCAACGGGCGGGAGGGACTTCAGCCGGGATCGCCCCTTTCTCAGGAGCTGGGGCACTGGGCACTCAGCAGCTTCCCCATCCCCCTCAGAGATTCCATACCCCCTTCTCTTTATGAAGGGGTTTAAAGAATAAAGTGACTAATATCCAAGTCACTCATGGTAGCGTTGAAAGGCAAGTAGGGAAAGGCTGGAGACAGCCCAAGGGTCAAGCAGTAAACTAAACTGTCTCCTTCCCACATCACGGAGTGCTCTGCCAGCCAtgaggggttcccaggtggttcagtgatgaagagtctgcctgccaagcaggagacacgggttcaagatctgggtcgggaagattccctggaggagggcatggcaacccattccagtattcttgcctggaaactcccatggacagaggatgctggcaggctacagtccatggggttgcaaaagagtcagccatgacttggcaactgaacaacaatgcagcCATAAACTAGAACAAGGATCCCTCCATATGACGGATGGCTACAGATCCATCTCCAAGGTATAAGTGCCAAGTTACCCCAAAACACACTGTCATGAAGAAAGCAAAGTACAGTATATGTAGAATGGTGTTTTGTATGTAAGAAAGTAGGGGTCAGGATTCAGATCATACGTTGAattggtttgtatttttttcccaaagaaacatGGGAAATTTAGATAAGAAAAATGTTTACCTAGAGGAGGGAGTCgagagggctggggtgggaggaagactTCTCAATGgatatttttcttctcagtcATGTATTATCTATTTGATCATTCAAAcagcattttaaacatttaaaaactttggttctcttctaaaatttaatttgtattaCTGGTCCCATTTTTATATCTGGCTCAAATTCTTATATGTGAGTTCAAAAGCCTTTTGGTTAACAGCACATAATCCTAAAGAATCCAGCTTTCCAGGTGGATTTGAGCTTCTCCGAATCCTCATAACCctgcccagggaagccctgaaaaaaatggaagtgaaggggtttccctggtggcccagtggttaagaatccaccttgtgaTGTTAGGGgcagggatttgatccctggtctgggaagatcccacatgtcttggagcAACTAAATCTGTGCACCGCAACTGCTAAGGCCAAGCTCTAGAGGCCACAAGCTACAACTCCTGAGGCCAATtcaccccagagcccatgctccaccacgagagaagccactgcaatgagaaacccaagcaCTGCAATGAGTCACagcccccacatgctgcaactagggaaagcctgcatgcagtaataaagacccaccacagccaaaaaataaataaaaactctcaaataaataaatcttaaaaaaaaaaaaaagaagaagcaaggaGGTGAAGAGGTGAGAGCCACTCTTGGGTTCCTGGAATCAGGGCAGGATCACATCCTGGGCCTGATTCTCCTCACCCATCTCAGGGAACTCTCAGAATTTCAGCCAGGGAATGGGCTCTGTCCCAGGGTCGGTCAGGGAATGCTGGGCAGGCCTGGCGAGTCCCAGGTGGAGGCCTCACTTTCGCGCCAGCTCCATCCGGGGCCCTGGCAGTGGGGTGTCCAGGTGTCCCGGGCATCAGCTCACCTCTTTAGAGAGCCGGGTGAAGAGGTCCCCGCCGCGCAGGAAGTCCAGGATAAGGTAGAGCTTGCCCTCAGTCTGGAAGGCTGGGGAGACGGGAAAAGGCCATGGGGGAGCCAGCTGCGCCCTGGGCCTTGTCCCTCTGCCCCTCAGCTCTCTTGGTCTGCCAGGCGGCAAATGGGGCAGTATATAGGGGAGGCAACAGCCCCCCGACAAGGGCAAAGGCCggcaggtggggtgggaggtcagGGAGGGTCTGTGGTCTTACCGTAGTGCAGCTTCACCACAAACGGGTGGTTTACGTCAGCCAGGATGTCTCTCTCCATTTTGGTCCGAACGCGGTCACGCACTGGTCAAAGGAAGAAGAGGCTTACCAAAGGTCTGGCCGCCCAGCACAGCACCGCCCCCAGCCTTGGCTAAGAAGGACTCTCTTTTCTACTTGTTCCTCATGTCTCTCGGCAGTGCCCAAGACTGGCCCTTGgtgccctgcccacctctctaGCCCTGTCGCTAGCTGTGTCCCGAGGGGCCATTCAATCCAGCCAGCCTAAGCAACCTGTTCCTTGTGtgcccccagcctctgcccctgTGGCTCCCCCTGGGATGCCTTCATCAGCCCCTTCTCCGTCTGGCATAAAAATCTCCAattcccagacttccctggtggtccggtggttaagactctgcacttccactagagcgggcgtgggttcgatccctggttggggaagttccacatgccatgcggtgtggccaaaaaaagcaagaaaaaagtcCCTGATTATAGCTGAGGGTAGACTCCCTGGGCATGAATTTCAGACTCATAGGTCTGAGCAGGCAcctcacccttttttttttaagaataaaagtcCCTAGGCCGTTCTGATCGTCAGCCAGTTCTCCTCTGACTCAGTTCAGGCATCCTCTCCTCCAGGAAACTTTCCTTAACCTGCCAGGCTGAGCTGGAGCCCTCTGGACTCTTGTAGTGCTCTATGTCCCCCTTCAGAGCACCTTTCACCCTCTAATTTTTTTGCTTCACTCACCCGACAAGGCCAGGACCATGCTGGATTAACTACCCTCATCACTGCTTCCCAAATACATCTAGCATTTTCAAACTATCAAATGACTCTACATTTCTGTTCAGGCATAGTTCCTCCCTCCTGGGGTGTCTTTCCTCTATGTTTTCAGTCTGGAGAGAAGGCCTAACTCACCCTCTAAAGGCACAGCTTACCTGGCTACTCCCATGGGAGCCTCTCCCTTGTGAGGCTGAAACCCAGATTCTCCTGGGTCCCAGCACCAACTGCACCAGTCTGTGGGGTCCCGCAccccctcccctgtcccagccTGGGAGCCCTTCACAGCATCTTTCTCCTTCCATCATCCTTCCTGGGGAAGGATTCCCATTACTACCAGGCTGGTCTTAGAGCACCACAGCTAAGTCACCCCACAGCCAGCCCACTGTGGCCACAGGAACCCAAGGCCAGTACCTCCTATTCTGCCCCCACCATCCTAGCCAGGGCCCACTCCTCCTGGTCAGCAGGACCAGCCTGGTCCCCAGGCTGACCAAGGAGTCACTGTCCAGTCCAAAGCCCACTCGCAACCACCCTCACACCCTCTGTAAGTCTGGGAATTCTAGACGTGGGCTCAGCTCCTTTCTGAGGCCCTGAGGCCCCCATCTCTGGGGCCCTGCCTTGACTCACCCTCTCCAACCCGCCCAACTCCCTCATTCCCTGggttccctcctctcctctcacgCTCTCCCCAACTCTGAGAGGTCTCCCTCAGACTCTTCAAGCATCATGAAGCAATTCTGCTAACAGAATGCCTCGGCCTAACCAAGCTGATGCCTGATATCTGAAGCCCTTGCCCCGCCCGCCCCCGCAACACACTGCACTcacccctgcctcctgccagACGCCCTTCAGCTACAGACACTGGCACTTGGCTtaggggggtgggaaggggttAGTTCCCGAAGTCTTTTCTTCTGAATGGATCCTGTCTTTGCCATTGGGGCagtgggagagaaggaggggctGAGAATAGGCCTGTTTCTGTATCTTCAGACCGGGTATTCCTGGTGAGATAGCTGTCTCTCCCATCAGACCCTAGGCCCCTAAGAGCTGGGTGTCATCTGCCCTCTATCTCTGCCCAGCCTGAGGCTCTGCGGGGAGGCACCCCCCACTCACCTTTCAGCGTTGCCTTCTTTAGTACCTTCATGGCGTACAAGTGTCCACTGTCAGGTCGGGTGACCTTTCGTACCAGGAAGACCTTAGACGGcatcggggtgggggtggtgagggggAAGCAGAAGAGAAGATGGGCAGGGGGCTGACCCTGCCAGCTCGCATGCCCCAGGCTGACCTCCAGCTTCCCTAAGTACCAGCTTGCCCTTGTGTTGCCCCTGGGTACCACAGtgacctctctcctcctcccctcagacCCATCAACCCTTGCGCTCTGATCCTTTGAGCTCCAAGGCggtcctcccacccccactgtgACATGACCAGTGCTGCCCTCCCAGCTCTGGGCTCGGGACTCACTTTGCCAAAGGATCCTTGGCCCAGGACCTTGAGGAGCTCAAAATGGGATGGGTCGGCCTTCTCCGAGCCAGCCTTGACATGGTGTGTGATGGAGATCTCCTTGAGAACGCCCTCATCCTGATGGAGGAACAGAGCTGGTGAGCATGGTGGGTCCCATCCAGGTCAGCAAAGGGCATGGCCCCCCATCCTGAGATCCTACTCCCGCCAGATCTCAGCAGACAGGGTCCTGCAGGCCCAACCAGCCAGCTACCCTGGAAGACGAGGCCTCCCAATTCATGCATATCAAAACCCAGGGAGGGCCAAACCACCAAGGAGCCGGGTCAGGCGAGCTCGTATCGTTCCTGCTGCTCCAGCCTGGTCAGGCCCAGAGGGGTGCCCAGGCACGGCCGGGCTGAGCCAATGCCAGGCTCTGGCTGAGGCCTACAGACCTGCCCCAAGTCCTCCCTGGAGGCTCCCCTCCCGCAGCTACAAAGGTTTTGGTTTTGCCACAATAGGAAGTCGAGTTTGCTCATGTACTGGGAAGGCACAGCTGGGTTTTGTTTCTGGCCAAGATGGAAGATGGGCTCTCTCTGGTAGAAGGACAAGGCTAAGATACACAAGAACACAAAGTCGCCACTTCAGACTCCCCCTAGCATCCCAGTAAGTGTCAGCCTGAGGTTGAGGGAGTAAGACTGGGACTCTCTGCACCACCCTCTGACACTTCCTTCACACAAGTCTACTAGAAACTCCTGCCAGGTCCCAGATGTTCTAGAACCCCTCTGCTCTCCCTCCAATCTGTTGATGCCACCCTGGAGCCCGGAAGTGCCTCCTCACTCTCCCAGGAAGCAAGGCTGGACAGGGTCTAGTCACCCAGGAGGGTCAGGCATGGGCAAGGAGAACCCAGAGCCAGCTGTTTCCAAACTGGTTACCAGGGCACCTGTTCCAGGGGCCACCGTCAGGCCAGGCCCAGACAGCTGGGCACACTCACCGAGTCCTGcctggggccagggccagggccagggccaggggcaggcagggaggTCTGGCTGATCCTGGGCCGCTGCTTCCTGGGCAGCCAGGGGAGCAGGGCCCAGAGCCGCAGACGGGGCGGCTTGGGATCCTGCTCCATGCGCCCGGCTGGGCCGAGGCACCATGGCAGGAGCAGGCAGCGTCCGGGGCTGCTGCGGAGGTGGCCAGGCCCAAGGCGGATGTGCAGGGTGAAGGCGGGGGCTGGGCCAGCCCAGGGCCGCCAATCACTCAGGGCCTGTGGTTTCCCAGCTCCCTTAccacctcccttcctctctctcccccaccctccccatcgCCGGAGGGCTGCCCTCTggccctcctccccatcctccctgtGGGCCTGCAGAGGGAAAGCCCCATATGCCAAGCCAGCTGCTGAGGAGGAGACAGGTGCCCAACAGGCAGACACAGGGACCAGACATGTTCAGGCAGATGAGGAGGGACAACCAACAGGCAGAGGCAGGCTCCCTACAGGTGAAGACAGATGAAGGCGCACATCCAACAGATGGGTAGGAGAGTCCCCGTGCCCAGCAGGCTGGGATGCACAGGGCCATGCACCCAacaggaaggaggtgggaagaatacacatcCGGTGGGCAGAGACAGATGGGAACATGTACCCAACAtatggaggaggcaggaagggacTCATACCCAACAGGCAGAAGTGGACAAGGACTCATATCTACCATGGAGAGGCAGATGGGGGGCACACATTCCAACAGGCAAAGATAGATGGTAACATGTACCCAACAGGCAGAGACAGATGGGGATCCAACAGGCAGAGGCAGATGGGGGCTTGCATCCAACAGGTGGAGACAGATGGGGAATGTACTCAACAGGCAGAGACAGAAGGGACACGACCCAACAGGCACCCAGCTATGTGACATGGACCCAACAGGTAAAGACAGGCATTCATGGAGTGGAGACAGACAGGAACTCAACAGCAGAAGCAAGTGGGCAGCAGTCAGAGGCAGCCAGCGTCAGTGAGGCCCAAGGAGGCTGACAGATACCCAGGGCACATAGACACACAGGCACCCAGAGAGTCAGACCCTGGACTTAAGGGCAAGAGCTCTGGGTTCCTGC
The window above is part of the Bos javanicus breed banteng chromosome 2, ARS-OSU_banteng_1.0, whole genome shotgun sequence genome. Proteins encoded here:
- the RPS6KA1 gene encoding ribosomal protein S6 kinase alpha-1 isoform X3, producing the protein MPLAQLKEPWPLMELVPLDPEDEGVLKEISITHHVKAGSEKADPSHFELLKVLGQGSFGKVFLVRKVTRPDSGHLYAMKVLKKATLKVRDRVRTKMERDILADVNHPFVVKLHYAFQTEGKLYLILDFLRGGDLFTRLSKEVMFTEEDVKFYLAELALGLDHLHSLGIIYRDLKPENILLDEEGHIKLTDFGLSKEAIDHEKKAYSFCGTVEYMAPEVVNRQGHTHSADWWSYGVLMFEMLTGSLPFQGKDRKETMTLILKAKLGMPQFLSTEAQSLLRALFKRNPANRLGSGPDGAEEIKRHVFYSTIDWNKLYRREIKPPFKPAVAQPDDTFYFDTEFTSRTPKDSPGIPPSAGAHQLFRGFSFVATGLMEDDGKPRATQAPLHAVVQQLHGKNLVFSDGYVVKETIGVGSYSECKRCVHKATNMEYAVKVIDKSKRDPSEEIEILLRYGQHPNIITLKDVYDDGKHVYLVTELMRGGELLDKILRQKFFSEREASFVLHTISKTVEYLHSQGVVHRDLKPSNILYVDESGNPECLRICDFGFAKQLRAENGLLMTPCYTANFVAPEVLKRQGYDEGCDIWSLGILLYTMLAGYTPFANGPSDTPEEILTRIGSGKFTLSGGNWNTVSDTAKDLVSKMLHVDPHQRLTAKQVLQHPWITQKDKLPQSQLSHQDLQLVKGAMAATYSALNSSKPTPQLKPIESSILAQRRVRKLPSTTL
- the RPS6KA1 gene encoding ribosomal protein S6 kinase alpha-1 isoform X2, producing the protein MPLAQLKEPWPLMELVPLDPENGQASGEEAGLQPSKDEGVLKEISITHHVKAGSEKADPSHFELLKVLGQGSFGKVFLVRKVTRPDSGHLYAMKVLKKATLKVRDRVRTKMERDILADVNHPFVVKLHYAFQTEGKLYLILDFLRGGDLFTRLSKEVMFTEEDVKFYLAELALGLDHLHSLGIIYRDLKPENILLDEEGHIKLTDFGLSKEAIDHEKKAYSFCGTVEYMAPEVVNRQGHTHSADWWSYGVLMFEMLTGSLPFQGKDRKETMTLILKAKLGMPQFLSTEAQSLLRALFKRNPANRLGSGPDGAEEIKRHVFYSTIDWNKLYRREIKPPFKPAVAQPDDTFYFDTEFTSRTPKDSPGIPPSAGAHQLFRGFSFVATGLMEDDGKPRATQAPLHAVVQQLHGKNLVFSDGYVVKETIGVGSYSECKRCVHKATNMEYAVKVIDKSKRDPSEEIEILLRYGQHPNIITLKDVYDDGKHVYLVTELMRGGELLDKILRQKFFSEREASFVLHTISKTVEYLHSQGVVHRDLKPSNILYVDESGNPECLRICDFGFAKQLRAENGLLMTPCYTANFVAPEVLKRQGYDEGCDIWSLGILLYTMLAGYTPFANGPSDTPEEILTRIGSGKFTLSGGNWNTVSDTAKDLVSKMLHVDPHQRLTAKQVLQHPWITQKDKLPQSQLSHQDLQLVKGAMAATYSALNSSKPTPQLKPIESSILAQRRVRKLPSTTL
- the RPS6KA1 gene encoding ribosomal protein S6 kinase alpha-1 isoform X4, with the protein product MQTPADFPRAERDSRPCPRKDEGVLKEISITHHVKAGSEKADPSHFELLKVLGQGSFGKVFLVRKVTRPDSGHLYAMKVLKKATLKVRDRVRTKMERDILADVNHPFVVKLHYAFQTEGKLYLILDFLRGGDLFTRLSKEVMFTEEDVKFYLAELALGLDHLHSLGIIYRDLKPENILLDEEGHIKLTDFGLSKEAIDHEKKAYSFCGTVEYMAPEVVNRQGHTHSADWWSYGVLMFEMLTGSLPFQGKDRKETMTLILKAKLGMPQFLSTEAQSLLRALFKRNPANRLGSGPDGAEEIKRHVFYSTIDWNKLYRREIKPPFKPAVAQPDDTFYFDTEFTSRTPKDSPGIPPSAGAHQLFRGFSFVATGLMEDDGKPRATQAPLHAVVQQLHGKNLVFSDGYVVKETIGVGSYSECKRCVHKATNMEYAVKVIDKSKRDPSEEIEILLRYGQHPNIITLKDVYDDGKHVYLVTELMRGGELLDKILRQKFFSEREASFVLHTISKTVEYLHSQGVVHRDLKPSNILYVDESGNPECLRICDFGFAKQLRAENGLLMTPCYTANFVAPEVLKRQGYDEGCDIWSLGILLYTMLAGYTPFANGPSDTPEEILTRIGSGKFTLSGGNWNTVSDTAKDLVSKMLHVDPHQRLTAKQVLQHPWITQKDKLPQSQLSHQDLQLVKGAMAATYSALNSSKPTPQLKPIESSILAQRRVRKLPSTTL
- the RPS6KA1 gene encoding ribosomal protein S6 kinase alpha-1 isoform X1 — protein: MEQDPKPPRLRLWALLPWLPRKQRPRISQTSLPAPGPGPGPGPRQDSDEGVLKEISITHHVKAGSEKADPSHFELLKVLGQGSFGKVFLVRKVTRPDSGHLYAMKVLKKATLKVRDRVRTKMERDILADVNHPFVVKLHYAFQTEGKLYLILDFLRGGDLFTRLSKEVMFTEEDVKFYLAELALGLDHLHSLGIIYRDLKPENILLDEEGHIKLTDFGLSKEAIDHEKKAYSFCGTVEYMAPEVVNRQGHTHSADWWSYGVLMFEMLTGSLPFQGKDRKETMTLILKAKLGMPQFLSTEAQSLLRALFKRNPANRLGSGPDGAEEIKRHVFYSTIDWNKLYRREIKPPFKPAVAQPDDTFYFDTEFTSRTPKDSPGIPPSAGAHQLFRGFSFVATGLMEDDGKPRATQAPLHAVVQQLHGKNLVFSDGYVVKETIGVGSYSECKRCVHKATNMEYAVKVIDKSKRDPSEEIEILLRYGQHPNIITLKDVYDDGKHVYLVTELMRGGELLDKILRQKFFSEREASFVLHTISKTVEYLHSQGVVHRDLKPSNILYVDESGNPECLRICDFGFAKQLRAENGLLMTPCYTANFVAPEVLKRQGYDEGCDIWSLGILLYTMLAGYTPFANGPSDTPEEILTRIGSGKFTLSGGNWNTVSDTAKDLVSKMLHVDPHQRLTAKQVLQHPWITQKDKLPQSQLSHQDLQLVKGAMAATYSALNSSKPTPQLKPIESSILAQRRVRKLPSTTL